The genomic stretch gaggagggggctgggggcctggatccctgggtctgagggaggagggggctggggggcctggacccctgggtctgagggaggagggggctgggggcctggatccctgggtctgagggaggaggggctggggcctgaactcctgggtctgagggaggagggcacTGTAGGATTGATCCTagggaggcagggcctggaggctaATAGAGATGGGAAGGTTAAAGGAAAGGTAGAAAGGAGAtaagtggggtgtgggggggctcTCCTTAACCTGACAGGCCTGGGGCCGGATGTTGCCTCTGAACCCACCAGCCCCACTTCCTGTGACAGGAAATCTAATGGCAaatcccccaacccccaaccttctccacataagaaaacaaaaatctgaacCTCCTTTCCCCAGACCCTAAGTTACCTCGGGGACCTGGTATCTTCCCCACCTTCCAATCCCAGAAAGCAAGGGACAGTCCTCAGCTAGCTCAGCCCCAGGTGTGTCTGCCCCCCTCACCCTGTATCCATCTGTCCCGCCAGCTCTCTGGCTGGCCGTCCCTTGAATATGCTTcaggtctttgcctctcttctccgtctcccccctctccctcccttcagaCCAGTCTCACTTTCCCACCatctctgcttcccctcccccttagCCACCTCGCCCTAACCCTGCTTCTGTAAGTATCTTTCCCCTCAgccggtgtctctgcctgtcttcttCCCACATCTGGTTCTGCGGCCACCTCTCTGAGTCCTTGTGAGTCACTGTGTCACGTGCTGTCTCTCATCTCTCTCGCTCTCCCATCTCTTGCTGGTTTTCCCATTTTGTCTCCCTTAGAGTCTCTGCTTCCCCCTGCATCTTCCCACCACCATCTTCTGTATCCTTAATTAGTCTGACTAATGCCACTCGAGCCCGTGTCAGGCGGGAAGGAGCTGtggagttggggtggggtggacgagtggggtgggggagctccCCCACAGTCCAAAGCTATTTATAACCCTGGTCACTGGAGActcaccctcctgcctcctccagagGCCTCCTCCctaacactcaataaatggtggctaCAATTTTGATTACGATCATGAAACAATGATGCTTTCTGGAGTGTCCAAGTGTCATCCCACGGGTTCCCCAGAGCACaccacatttttattctcttccataCAGTGTATCTGTCCAACTTTGAGTGTGGGTAATTTAAGATTTGAGCACTGTTAAATCTTCACGTGAATAAACTTGCAAaccaacacaaaaaaaaaatagcaaagtgattatttattataaaagctaAACTTAACTAGCACATTGTGCTAGGCATTGCCCCCAGTGCTTCTCACATATGAACTCACTTAAAGCTCACAACCACAAGCACCCATGCAATTAGTATTCTCGTAATCCCTTTCGAGGTGGAAAACCTTTACCAGGCTACCAGCTGCAACTTCTTGGCTGGAAAACATGACCACACACATGGAAGGACCATGCTCAACCCatagggggtgggggttgggtgggCAGGAAGGTTCAAAAGAGGCAGGGAGATTCCACAAAGGGCAAAGGAGAGGACACACGTTATGTGCGCAAATGCTCAGTGCCACACGGGTCCCACGTCATGCACTTGACACAGATTATCTCCTTCGTTTCTCatcatggaaccacaaaataataGCTCATTTAACCTAAGTGCCATTAAGCATACACCAGGCATAACATTACTGCTTTACAggtattagctcatttaatcctctaaaTGACCCCTGGAGGTCAGTTTTATAACTATCTTCATTTTACGGAAGAGGAAATCGAGGCACAGCTCACaagggacagagccaggattcagaccTGGTTCTGAATCCTGGCAGTCTGGTTCCAGCGTTTATGCACTTCAACGATCAGAATGTGCTGCTTCAGAGCATGGGGAACCCCCCGCCCCAACCTTTAGGAAACTAAAATCTGAACCAAAGCTGAAACACATCTGGTCTCTTTATAGTGTTGGGAAAATCAGGAATATGTGGGCACTGTGACTTGGGCAGGAGTGCAGGTTGCTGCTCAGGCTGCTCCACAGAGGCTTAGGGCTCAGAGAGCATTCTGGCAAGGAAGGGGGGCAGGGGTTGGCTGCTTAGGAGATAGAGGGTGAGGGGGCGCCACAAAGGGTAATCATAGGTTGAAGCTGTCAGATGCATCTATGAGCAATTGAAAAGGCCTAGGGTCCAGCAGAGGGGgctctggggtggtggtggttaggGAAGGTTTAGAAGGTTCTTAAGAGGTGAGGATCCTAGAGCAAAGCAGGCACCAATTGGGGACTACGTGGGCGCCTGGATTCTATGCAAGGTTTCTGATCTATGACACTTGAGTGGATGACCCTGGTTCCCAAGAACCTCCGGAAGccttaaagaacttaaaatacaGAGTAGTCCAGGTAAGCCCATGAGGTGCCCTTGGGATGTATAAGGCTCCAGATTCTGACACATGGTGGGTCCACACGGAGCTAAGGATCACACAGCATCAAGATTCCATATGTAAAGCAGCCAGTCTATAGGAGCTCTGGAGACTTAAAAGGGGGCCAGAATTCTATAGGAGCAAGTGATGGTCCCAGGGCCCAGGATTCTAGGGAGTGCTACTGACCGATGGAGACCCCACATCTATAAGAAGCCGAGTTTCCACGGGGGGCTAGCAGGAGGCTGGGGGGTCTACAGACCTTGCAATTTCTATGGAATGTGGCGCATCTACACCAGCCCCTAAATCCTACGTGGGACGTGGCGGGTCTACACGGGCCCCAAATTCTACAGGGGACGTGGCGGTGCGCACGGCCAGGGATGATGCGGCCGACCTGCGGAGTCAGGGTCTGACGCCCGCCGGGGGCCGCGTCCCTCACCTGCTCCCGGTCGTAGGAAAATCCACAGCAGCCTCCACCACCGAAGCCTCTGCGCGCCGGCTccggggtccccccacccccgccgccgaGTCGCTCTAGCTGCCCCAGCGTCTACCTTTGCCTCCAGCTCCACTCCTCCCGCCGGCCGCTCTAGCCCAGCTCCTGCCAGGCTCCGGCCCCGGCGACTCTACTCCTCCCGCCGGCCGCTCTAGCTCTCCGCTGCGCCACGCTGGCCAGATAGGGCCGCTCTGGCCTGCCTGGGAGGGCTGGCGTTTCCGTATCTCGACTGCCTCTGTCACTCTaccgcgccccgccccctgcccccgccccccagccggACTAGAGAGTGGTTCCAGCTCCCGGGTCCAGGCTCAGTCCGCGATCTCCTGGTCGCCCCTGGCCCTCAGTCTTCGGACTGGGTTCCCCCCTCCATCTGGGTTGCCTTCCTGACTCCTAACTCCCTAACTTCCTCACCAGCTGAATTCCCAAGGCGTACGCTAATTTCCCCGGCACCCCCACCGCCCCGGCAGCACGCTTTCTGCTCGGGCTGAGAAGCAAAACTGGGTTCCGGCGTACCTTTCTCGCTGACTTGCAGCGAGCCTAAGTAACCTGGAAAGAGTAATTCTTTCCGAGCCTCAGTCTTCCCACCTGTACAATGGGGGAAGATCTCCAGCTCCCTTCCCTACAGCCCATCTCTCAGGGTATAATTTAATGGCCCAGAAAAAGAGCTTTCCAGAAATGCTTTCAAACGCGCTCTGCAACTTTCAGCTTCATTCCCAGCGGCCTACGGCGTGGTTATTGACGTTTTTCTTTTCTCGGCGGCCCTGAAGCATGTGGGGTGGGAGGACGGTGCTTGAAAAGCACCTGCAAGTTCAAATCCCAACACCACTCGGCcccacggtgtgtgtgtgtgtagcctgGGACAAGCCGGTTCCCCtccccgagcctcagtttccccacccgtACAATGGGAGTGATCATCCGTCCTCTGCTGGACAGTTGGGAGGCCTCGACTCCGGCCTCGCACCCTTCATCCCCACTTAGTGGGCACTCGGCAGGTATTAGTTCCCTTCCCTTTGCCCCCctttgacagatggggaaactgaggcccagggaggggcggCCGCAGGCTGTGAGCGGCGCTAGGAGGCCCCTGCGCTGCCGGCAGCGCCCCGgcgccctccctcctcctccccacttcccccgGCGGCCAAGGGGCGGGAGGCCGGGCGGGGCCAGACCGTGTACCTGGAGTCCTCGCGGGGAGGTGACCGGCGGGGCGCCCGAGGTCGGGCTCAGCGATCCCGGGCCCTGCGTCCCGGCTCCCGCTTCCTGGCTCTGGCGGGGCAGGAAGTCGGGGCGTTTTTCCggaggcccccgccccgccgcccctccccgcttcctgcccgcgccccgcgcccgcccggcaCCTCcgcttccttccccttctctcgcCGCCCGCGCGGCCCCTCCTCTCCCCGCTCGGCCCGGGgacccgccggccccggccccgcccccgcccccgccccggccccgcccggccccgcccggcccctcccggccccgcccgggCTTTGTCCGTCGGTCGGTGggtcggtcggtcggtcggtcggtcCGCGGAGCTGGGGCTCGGGCTCTCGCCCCTGCGCTGTCAGCGGCGcctcggcggggcgggggccggcgcgGCAGCCTGGTCCGCTCCCGCCCGGCGCCTCGGGCCCTCTCTGCTCCGCCGCGCGCTTTgcctcccgccccggcccctgCTTCTCCGCGCTGCCCTCCCCACCGTTGCTTCTCCCGTCTTCCCATCCCCGGGGAAGACAGGGCCACCTCGGTCGTTCCCCCAACGATTGCTTTCTCTAGAGTCCCAGGGGTCAGCCTCTCCGTGACCACTTTTCTATGgaccctgttttctttctctgtctcctgctttctctcttccccGTATCTCTGTCTCGCCCTGATTCCCTGTCCCCTCATTGTCCCTCTCTTCACTTGGCTCTGTGTGTCCGTCACGGTCTCTCTTGTCTCAGCCTCTCTCGCCTGTCCCAGGAACCCTGCatgcctgtgcctctgtcccctcccccgccccggggctccccACCATCCGCAGGTGAAAGCCACAGACTGTCCAGACACCCCTGCTTCAAGTCCATTCCCGGAGAATTGGTGTGCCTGGCTGTAGTCAGAACCTGTTACCAGGCCCTGTGTTCTTCGTGGGACTGAAATGCACATAAATGTGGCCACCTGGCTCCTTTCTGTGTCCCCTCCCTGCTCCGGGGCGTAGCCTGGGGTGAGAGCCTCCCCCAAATACTTCCTATTTCTCTCAGAGAGCAGCTAAGACTGGCTACCTGGCCCTCCGTTGTGGGGAGTGGGCAGGGGCTGCGGGCCCAGAACCCTGGGTCTGAGAGAGAAGGGGGttgggggcctggactcctgggtcccACCAGAGGGGAGCATCCCCATGAGATCCATGACTCCTGCCAAGGTCTGCAGTTGGGAAGGATTTATTATCACTAAGTGGCCatgacagagcagggagggggaggtgaCACTAACGAGGCTCTACAATCAGCTCCCCTAGAGGCAGCGATTAAGGGCTCATTACCCGctgggtgttggggggggggttgggggaaaAGCAGCAGGAGGAGCGCTGAATTGGGGCATGGGGAGGGGATGAGGACAGTCTAAAGGGAAGAAGAGCAGACACCCTCAAGGGAGAAGTTGAGTCAGGACACTTCCAGGAAAGATTATGAAAAGAGaacaggaaggggtggggggacaccAGAGCTGGCGACACAGCAGGAGAGGGCAGCCCACAGGGTCACCCTGCAGGGTCACGGCTTCTCCAGCTGGACATCCCCGTCTCCAATGTGGAGGCTTCCCACGTCCTGGTAGGTGCCCTGGAGGCCCCTGGAGATGTCCTCGTACATGGAGCAGTCATCCAGATTCAGGCCCTGGGTGTGGACACACGGTGGTGGGGCTCAGCACCCTGACGCCCAGACCCACGGCCCCACGTGACCCCGGGAAGGACCCCCATGAGAGCCCCAACGCACCCGCCCCTAACCTGTCCCCACTCGCCCACTCACCTCATAAAGGTTTTCATCTTCATAGTCATCCTGGGCATCCACCCCAAACTTCATATTTTGCCATCGTTTCTGGGAGGGAGGGATTGGGAGCCACagtgaggggaggtgggaggagaagaTGTTTTCTGAACCTCCTGGATGCTGAGAAGTGCTTGACCAGAGGAGGTAAGGTATGGCCAAAGCCACATAGCAGGTGAGTGGCAGGTGTCTCTGGATCCAAGCCCGTGTCCCCCTGGCTGTCTCTACTGCCTCACTGCTCTTGCAGGAGCCACAACTATCATAGAAATGGCAGTGGCTGTCCTGTGGCCTAAGGCGGGGCTGGTGCAGGTCAGAGACTCCAGGAGGACAGCCAGGCCCCTCTTCCCTGGCTACCTCTGGAGGGCTCCTGTGCCTCTGGTTGGTGGGGGGGGGTAGAGCGAGACACCATGGCTGGGTGAGGGGGACTTGGGGGGTATGAGGACAACCCTGAGGGGAGACGGGGTGAGGAGGCCCCTCTGGGCCCTGCCccctttatttattgattttttaaagattttatttatttattcatgaaagacagagagagagagagagagagagagagagaggcagagacacaggcagagggagaagcaggctccttgcagggagcctgacgggactcaatcccaggactccgggatcatgccctgagccaaaggcagacgctaaaccgctgagccacccgctgAGTACCCCCTGCCCCCTTCAAAATCCTGTCATGGTGCTAATTCATTTGCCCCTCAGCCTTGGGATGGGGCTGTCACCCTCCCATGCTAGGAGGGGACCTCAGCGTCAGAGGGTCCCGGTCCACCGGGGGGCTCACCCTGAACAGCAGCAGGGTCCCAGGCACCACGGCACAGAACAGCAGGATGATGCCCTCGGCTGTGATGATGTTGTTCTTGGTACCCTCTCCCATGTCCAGGAAGGGTCTGGGGAGCCgctctgggaggagggggtgctgCTCAGAGCACTGGTGCCTCCCCGCCCCAACCCTCCTGGcctcccagccctgtccccaccctctgATGTCCGCGGCCCCATCCTGGTGGCGCAGATGGGGCAGCATGGCCGGGTGGCCTGGGAGCCACACCAGGGCTGGCACTCACCGCGCACGCGGAGGTAGGTGCCGCAGGACTGCTGGGAGCTGAGGATTTTTTGGTTGAGATCTTTCTCCTCCACCTGGCATCGGTACATGCCCATGTGGCTCTTGTTCACAGTGTCGATGGTCAGCTCGCCATTGGGGCCTTTGCCGTAGCTCAGGAAGATGTCGGGCCAGGTGGCGTTGCCTTGGAGGACGCGCCACCACGTGATGTTGAGCTTGCTGGACAGCCTGCTGCGGTTATGCAGGCACTGGAGGCGGGCTGTTTCCCCCAGGCTCACCGTCATCGATGGCGGGCCCCCGTCCACCCACAGGGCCTGGCTCCCGGGGCCTGtggagaggaggagacagggacTGTGGATGGGCCCCAGCTCTGGCCTGCAGCAGCAGCACCCCTGGgcgcttgtgtgtgtgtatgtgcggaGGGTGTTGAAGACACTCCCGAGGAGGAGTGTAAGACACCTTGGGGTGGTGACACACCCCTGCAGGTCCCCACACCTCACCAGCGCCATCTCTTGCCACCCTCCCTGCCTGCGCTCTGTCCTTTGCCCCCAGAGAACTCAGTGGCGTTTGGATATTTGATTTCCTTGCAGTAGGAGTGCCCTGGACCAGGTAGCAACCTCCAGGATCAGTCTGGgcatcacctcctcctcctgaAGGCCTTCCAGGCTCGCTTTCCCAGCCCCCAGCTTCTCCTGGCACCTGGCACTTTATCTGGTGTAATCTTCACTAACCCCTTCGAGGTAGGTTCTCTCATTATCCCATTTTGTAGGTGGGACAGCTAAGGCCCAAGGAGGATGCGTTGATTGCCTGGCATCACCAGGGCAGCAAGAGAGGCTAGCATCTCAAAGTCTGAGCCTTTGGGCCTACCTTGCCCTGTGACCTCAAACCCGTCTTGTTCTTTGTAACTTGTGTGTGTAGACCTGGGGGTCAGGAGTGAGTTAGGTTGGCAACTGGGTgtgcggagggtgggggtggggggttagggGAGGGCCTCAGCGAAGTGGTTGGCTGCTGGGGAAACCCCAGCTCCCAGTCCCCCAGGCAGGCCCacccacctggctggctctgcttcttttggagggaggaggtgggaggtgagggagagaggaggaggaagaggtggagaaaGAAGCAGCAACCTTAGGGGCGTGGGAGCCAATCCCTGGCCCCACTCCCAGTGTGTAACCCGGACAGTCACAGCCCCACCAGCTGGCATTgtatggggtggaggtggggaggaagcccCAGGAGGGCAGTGTCTTGATGAGGAGCCCCCTTCCCCAGCACTGAGAAGGGGTTCCCTACACAGTGGGGTGACGGAGATTCAAGGCAAAGAAGGAGAAAgctgtttcttctctctgaagCTGAGAGCTACCCCCAagtccccttcctgcccccagctCTGGAGCTCAGTCAAGGGCAACCTTAGTTCCTTATTTTGACCTGTGGggatgagggggtggggaagtCGTCTGTCGCCCTGTTCTCCGTCCATGTGGCTGTGGACACCCCTTCAACTTTGCCGAAtcccctgcagcctcccctcGGACCTGCGGCCTGCTCAGGATGGTCAAGCAGGTGGATGCAGTTTCTTTAGGGGCTTTCCCGGCACCCCCCTACACCTGCTGGCTCTTCACTTCCACTCCCAGTGCCTtcgtctctgcctctgccctctctccagcctcctcagtcctccccgccccaccagcccccacctcccagcaccAGCCTGTTAGCCACGTACCCAGGCCACCAGCAGAGattaggaagaggagaaaggtggTGGCACACAGCGCTTGGAGGAGTCCGGGACCCCCAGGCATCTTTCCCAGTGGGGTGGTTGGTCTGGGGAGCAGCAGTCCTGGGGTACCAGATTCCACCTCGGCTGCCCCGAAACCCCGCCCCActtcctgcccagccctgccgGAGATGGGCTCCAATGGCCCCACGGCTGGGCCCCTTCAGCTgtgggctggaggagggggggCAGCCCCTGTCACTGTGCTTCAGGCCCGGAGTGGAGAGAAACCGCTCCCTGCACCTGTGGCCACAATTCCCCTGAGGGGAGGTTGCTGGGTGGGGGAAAGAGACCAGTCGAGGCCTGGCTCCTCACAGGCCAGCCCTGGGAAGGAAGCCTGAAGGAGCCAAAGTCTGAGGTGTCTCTTGCCTACTGGTGATCTGCCGGCCCGGAGCTTCTGGGCCTGGTCTCTGCTCTTCACTGGCTGTAGGCAAAGCTTATCTCCTCTCTTGAGCCTCCATGTCCTCACTTCTTGGTGCTGGAACCCAGGATTCAAAGGGGTTGTGCATGCAAAGCTCTGAACACAGGGCCCAGCCCATAGTAGCTGCTCAGTAAAAAGTGGTTACTACTAATgctcatgaggaaaaaaatgaggcaggTCGACCAGCTCTATGACTAGGGGTGGCTTCCTGTTCTGAGCCTtggcattaaatttttttttttttttaattttaaagtgggacgcctgggtggctcagcggtttggtgcctgcccttgacccacggcctgatcctggagtctccggattgagtcccatgtcgggctccctgcatgagcctgcttctccctctgcatgtctctctctctctctgtgtctctcatgaataaataaaatcttaaaaaaattttgttaagtaatctctacactcaacagggggctcaaactcacaaccccaaggtcaagagtcaccagctcttactgactgagccagctgggcaccccagCCTTAGCATTTAGAGAAGAGGATGAGAATAACTCCGGTGTTGTAACATGAGATGATGTTCCCAGCACCTGAGTGAGAAGTTAGAGCCACGGAGGGTTCTTGAGGCAAGTCAGCCTCCCCACAAGTGGGCAAGGTAGGCCCCGCCCCATTGTACAGAGAAAACGGGCCCAGAGAGATGCCGTAGCTTGCCTGGTGTCATACGGCCTGGGAGTGGTGGAGCAGAAATTCAAAGTCACTTACGTGTGCCCACATACCTTGGAGCATCATTGTAGGTCATGTGGAAGGAAACTGAGTccgaggagtgggggtggggaattaCAAGAGATTGTTGAGATGTTTGTGAGCAGTCGGGGGACCATCACGCTCACGCATAAGGAGACACTTAGGAAAAAATTTTACTGCAGGGACATTTTTAGTAGCAAATGTGGAAACAAAGAGTCCATGTAAGGGAGATGGGATGCACACATTGTGATGTAGGCAGCCCGTGGAGTAGCACTccgcagaggaagaagctgagctCTACTTGTCAACATGGCTGCATCTCAGAAACGGcatgaaaatgacaaaaaacatGTAGCATGCAACAGTTGACTTGTTTCCAAAAGGCGAAACGACATCGGGTGCCGTTAGGGACACGTGCACCTGTACTTGAGGTGTGA from Canis lupus dingo isolate Sandy chromosome 1, ASM325472v2, whole genome shotgun sequence encodes the following:
- the CD79A gene encoding B-cell antigen receptor complex-associated protein alpha chain; the encoded protein is MPGGPGLLQALCATTFLLFLISAGGLGPGSQALWVDGGPPSMTVSLGETARLQCLHNRSRLSSKLNITWWRVLQGNATWPDIFLSYGKGPNGELTIDTVNKSHMGMYRCQVEEKDLNQKILSSQQSCGTYLRVRERLPRPFLDMGEGTKNNIITAEGIILLFCAVVPGTLLLFRKRWQNMKFGVDAQDDYEDENLYEGLNLDDCSMYEDISRGLQGTYQDVGSLHIGDGDVQLEKP